One genomic region from Sulfurimonas sp. encodes:
- the nspC gene encoding carboxynorspermidine decarboxylase, which translates to MNLENHILNSIRTPCYLCSEELLQKNLKLLDYVQKESGAKIILALKGFAMWSTFDLVSKYLHGCTASGLHEARLAYEEFKKEVHTYSPAFKDEEIDEIAKISNCIVFNSPNQLLKYAKRVKKVNHSLSISLRINPEFSASPQEIYNPCGIYSRLGTTIDNFDEAVLEHIDGLNFHALCEQGADELEEVLKAFESKFAKYLKNLKYVNFGGGHHITKEGYDIKKLIRLIKTFKDKYGVEVYLEPGEAVAWETGILISSVLDIVDNGMKIAILDTSAEAHMPDTLAMPYRAEVENASFANDKKYTYRLAGNTCLAGDIMGDYSFDKPLEIGDKVVFLDQIHYTFVKNTTFNGIKLPALAILSKDKKVNIIRNFGYEEYRDRLS; encoded by the coding sequence TTGAACTTAGAAAATCATATCTTAAATAGTATAAGAACTCCTTGCTATCTTTGCTCGGAGGAACTTTTACAAAAGAATTTAAAACTATTAGATTATGTCCAAAAAGAAAGTGGAGCAAAAATAATCTTAGCTCTTAAGGGTTTTGCTATGTGGAGTACATTTGACTTAGTTTCAAAGTATCTTCATGGTTGTACTGCAAGTGGTTTGCATGAGGCTAGACTAGCTTATGAAGAGTTTAAAAAAGAAGTTCATACTTATTCTCCCGCTTTTAAAGATGAAGAGATAGATGAAATAGCAAAAATCTCAAATTGTATAGTTTTTAACTCTCCAAATCAGCTTTTAAAGTACGCTAAGAGAGTAAAAAAGGTAAATCATTCATTAAGTATATCTCTTCGTATAAATCCAGAGTTTTCAGCATCTCCACAAGAGATATATAACCCTTGTGGCATCTATAGTCGTTTAGGAACAACTATTGATAATTTTGATGAGGCAGTTTTAGAGCATATAGATGGACTAAATTTTCATGCTCTTTGTGAGCAAGGTGCTGATGAGTTAGAAGAAGTTTTAAAAGCTTTTGAAAGTAAGTTTGCAAAGTATTTAAAAAATTTAAAGTATGTAAATTTTGGTGGAGGTCATCATATAACCAAAGAGGGTTACGATATCAAAAAGCTCATAAGACTTATAAAAACATTTAAAGATAAGTATGGCGTAGAAGTTTATCTCGAACCAGGAGAAGCAGTTGCTTGGGAAACGGGTATTTTGATTTCTAGTGTTTTAGATATAGTAGATAATGGAATGAAGATAGCAATTTTAGATACATCAGCAGAAGCTCATATGCCTGATACTCTTGCTATGCCATATCGAGCAGAAGTTGAGAATGCATCTTTTGCAAATGATAAAAAATATACTTATAGACTTGCTGGAAATACTTGTTTAGCTGGGGATATTATGGGAGATTACTCTTTTGACAAGCCTTTAGAAATTGGAGATAAAGTAGTTTTCTTAGATCAAATTCATTATACCTTTGTTAAAAATACAACCTTTAATGGCATTAAACTTCCAGCTTTAGCGATTTTAAGTAAAGATAAAAAAGTAAATATAATAAGAAATTTTGGATATGAAGAGTATAGAGACAGACTCTCTTGA
- a CDS encoding HDOD domain-containing protein has protein sequence MTFEQIIKDIDSLPPLSNAAHIVQSLYAGGVEHINISKLVRVIESDAMLSVNILKMINSPYYGMTKQISSISQAVSLLGVQEIYMLVIHYAISQKLKADPSIYGFTNAQFNDVCQLQGRLMLKWCSKINVKDAQFLTPLALMMESGKLILAKEVIKSDYCGEFRKSFNECEDIQKYEKGLIGKTSYALTAMLFSHWNLESKYVEILKLLDATQDELKEKKTDEKIIAYIQKIKVVRESINVKEILTNNAIKKSMKLVHQLGEDTNHFKEVALELRKSYLK, from the coding sequence ATGACATTTGAGCAAATCATAAAAGATATAGATTCTCTCCCTCCTTTGTCTAATGCTGCTCATATAGTCCAATCTCTTTATGCTGGTGGTGTTGAGCATATAAATATCTCAAAATTAGTAAGAGTAATAGAGTCAGATGCTATGCTGTCTGTAAATATTTTAAAGATGATTAACTCTCCATATTATGGCATGACTAAGCAGATAAGTTCTATTTCTCAAGCGGTATCTCTTTTAGGTGTGCAAGAAATCTATATGTTAGTTATTCATTATGCGATAAGCCAAAAACTTAAAGCAGATCCAAGCATCTATGGTTTTACAAATGCTCAGTTTAATGATGTTTGCCAACTTCAAGGTAGATTAATGCTTAAATGGTGTTCTAAAATCAATGTAAAAGATGCACAGTTTTTAACTCCTTTAGCCCTGATGATGGAATCAGGAAAGCTAATCCTTGCAAAAGAGGTTATTAAGAGTGACTATTGTGGTGAATTTAGGAAGAGTTTTAACGAGTGTGAAGATATCCAAAAGTATGAAAAAGGTTTAATAGGTAAAACTTCTTATGCTCTTACTGCAATGCTTTTTTCTCACTGGAATTTAGAGTCAAAATATGTAGAAATTTTAAAACTCTTAGATGCTACACAAGATGAACTCAAAGAAAAGAAGACAGATGAAAAAATTATTGCATATATACAAAAAATAAAAGTTGTTAGAGAGAGCATAAATGTAAAAGAGATACTTACAAATAATGCTATAAAAAAGAGTATGAAGCTTGTTCATCAGCTTGGAGAAGATACAAACCATTTCAAAGAAGTTGCCCTTGAACTTAGAAAATCATATCTTAAATAG
- a CDS encoding saccharopine dehydrogenase family protein, whose protein sequence is MKTTLIIGAGGVSRVVVHKCVQNADTFGRIILASRTIKRCQNIKNELPNANIKVASIDADDVDALVELINIYTPDIVINVALPYQDLTIMDACIKTSTPYLDTANYEHPDEAKFEYKLQWERDEKFKKAGIMGLLGSGFDPGVTNVFCAYAQKHYFDEIHTIDILDCNDGDHGYAFATNFNPEINLREVSSNGRYWEGGKWIETKPMEIKMVWDYPEVGEKDSYLLYHEEMESLVKHIKGLKRIRFFMTFGESYLTHMQCLQNVGMLGIKEVEHKGMKIVPMEFLATLLPDPSTLGERTKGKTNIGIVAEGLKDGKKRKIYIYQVSDHEKCFKEVNSQAVSYTTGVPAMIGAKLMLEGKWSANGVYNMEEFDPDLFMDELNKQGLPWQVKELEV, encoded by the coding sequence TTGAAAACAACTTTAATTATTGGTGCAGGTGGAGTCAGTCGAGTAGTTGTGCATAAATGTGTACAAAATGCAGATACTTTTGGACGCATAATTTTAGCTAGTAGAACTATAAAAAGATGTCAAAATATAAAAAATGAACTCCCAAATGCAAATATAAAAGTAGCATCTATAGATGCTGATGATGTAGATGCTTTGGTAGAACTCATAAATATATATACTCCAGATATAGTTATAAATGTAGCACTTCCATATCAAGATTTAACTATTATGGATGCTTGTATAAAAACTTCAACCCCATATCTTGATACTGCAAACTATGAGCATCCAGATGAGGCAAAGTTTGAGTATAAACTTCAATGGGAAAGAGATGAAAAGTTTAAAAAAGCTGGAATTATGGGACTTCTTGGAAGTGGTTTTGACCCTGGGGTTACAAATGTATTTTGTGCTTATGCTCAGAAACACTACTTTGATGAGATTCATACTATTGATATACTTGATTGTAATGATGGTGATCATGGTTATGCTTTTGCAACAAACTTCAACCCAGAGATAAATCTTCGTGAAGTTTCTTCAAATGGAAGATACTGGGAGGGCGGAAAATGGATAGAAACTAAACCAATGGAAATAAAAATGGTTTGGGATTATCCCGAAGTTGGAGAAAAAGACTCTTATCTGCTTTACCATGAAGAGATGGAAAGTTTAGTTAAGCATATTAAAGGACTTAAGCGTATAAGATTTTTTATGACCTTTGGAGAGAGTTATTTAACGCATATGCAGTGTTTGCAAAATGTTGGAATGTTAGGTATAAAAGAGGTTGAACACAAGGGTATGAAAATAGTTCCTATGGAGTTTTTAGCAACACTTCTTCCTGATCCTTCAACATTAGGAGAGAGAACAAAAGGTAAAACAAACATAGGTATTGTAGCCGAAGGTTTAAAAGATGGTAAAAAAAGAAAAATTTATATTTATCAAGTAAGTGACCATGAAAAATGTTTTAAAGAAGTAAACTCACAAGCTGTTTCATATACAACAGGTGTTCCCGCTATGATAGGTGCAAAACTTATGTTAGAAGGTAAGTGGAGTGCAAATGGAGTTTATAACATGGAAGAATTTGATCCAGATTTATTTATGGATGAATTAAATAAACAAGGACTTCCTTGGCAAGTTAAAGAGTTAGAAGTTTAA
- a CDS encoding patatin-like phospholipase family protein, with protein sequence MRILLILFLVFSFSYANKRVKIALVLSGGGARGGAHVGVLKVLEEKKIPIDLIIGTSMGSFVGGLYASGMSADEIKEMLITTDWRKYIRTDFDRKDTPMRVKEVKYIYQGRLGLGVNKNNDIVLPTGVLKRQPMLMKFLELTQNYQHMKSFDDLSIPFRVVATNIANGEAVVLKSGSLAKAIYASSAIPGGFQPINIDGINLVDGGVSDNLPIQLAKDMGADIIIAVDVSEKFEDDIDINSYFVVLGQMVNILMRKNADESILKLHNTDILITPDLGSFGGLDADKYAQIIQKGLEATNKVYETKLKHLSISNEAYEKYKKKHRVIKKFETTIIDAIEIKNLTYLSDESILRRLKVKVGDKLDENLLRQNLMHIYNMTIFDSVEYVLKKVNGKNILVIVITPSWNNRGEINFAFGIEDDFKGHSSYSLKVGYTKFGVNELGAEWKNDFEIGRRQRAYTEFFQPLDTKQRYYVKPALLYENIVELVPANKTASIELESKRYGASFSAGAHVTTNYEFEIGIAAYKDFVEVSLVDGASEDYNARPIYASVLVDNLDNLNFPNTGVKSTIKWTKEMKEFGSDYDHEKIYFDIEKPLSFYNNNFTAYLKVGTVYKNNNVSDKLMLNDKFVLGGLFNMSGYRPYSLVGNHMALGVLKYRYRIKDGGFFGSLNAPLYAGFSLEVGDAWNDGDKETLSSFKKSGTVYAAANTFLGPVYFAFGFAQDGEQSFYLYLGEKF encoded by the coding sequence ATGAGAATATTACTTATTTTATTTTTAGTTTTTAGCTTTTCTTATGCAAATAAAAGAGTAAAAATAGCCTTAGTTCTTAGTGGTGGTGGAGCAAGAGGTGGTGCTCATGTTGGAGTATTAAAAGTTTTAGAAGAAAAAAAGATACCAATAGATTTGATTATTGGAACGAGTATGGGTTCTTTTGTTGGTGGACTTTATGCATCTGGGATGAGTGCTGATGAAATAAAAGAGATGCTTATAACTACTGACTGGAGAAAGTATATACGAACAGATTTTGATAGAAAAGATACTCCTATGCGAGTTAAAGAAGTTAAGTACATTTATCAAGGACGACTTGGATTAGGAGTAAATAAAAACAATGATATTGTTCTTCCAACAGGGGTTCTTAAAAGACAGCCAATGTTGATGAAGTTTTTAGAACTCACCCAAAATTATCAACATATGAAAAGTTTTGATGATTTATCTATACCATTTCGCGTGGTTGCGACAAATATTGCAAATGGAGAAGCAGTAGTTTTAAAGTCTGGTTCTTTGGCAAAAGCTATTTACGCTTCTAGCGCTATTCCGGGAGGATTTCAGCCTATTAATATAGATGGAATAAACTTAGTAGATGGAGGAGTTAGTGATAATCTTCCTATCCAGCTTGCTAAAGATATGGGCGCAGATATTATCATAGCGGTTGATGTTAGTGAAAAATTTGAAGATGATATAGATATAAATTCATACTTTGTTGTATTAGGTCAGATGGTAAATATTTTAATGAGAAAAAATGCTGATGAGTCAATACTAAAACTTCATAACACAGATATCTTAATAACTCCAGATTTAGGTAGCTTTGGAGGTTTAGATGCTGATAAATATGCTCAAATTATTCAAAAAGGTTTAGAAGCAACAAACAAAGTATATGAAACTAAACTAAAGCATTTAAGCATTAGTAATGAAGCATATGAAAAATATAAAAAGAAGCATAGAGTTATAAAAAAGTTTGAAACCACAATCATAGATGCCATAGAAATTAAAAATCTAACTTATTTAAGTGATGAGTCTATACTTAGAAGACTTAAGGTAAAAGTTGGCGATAAACTTGATGAAAATCTTTTAAGACAAAATCTTATGCATATATATAATATGACTATTTTTGATAGTGTTGAGTATGTTTTAAAAAAAGTAAATGGTAAAAATATATTAGTGATTGTAATAACTCCAAGTTGGAACAATCGTGGAGAGATAAATTTTGCTTTTGGTATAGAAGATGACTTTAAAGGTCACTCTTCTTATTCTCTTAAAGTTGGTTATACAAAATTTGGTGTAAATGAGTTGGGGGCAGAGTGGAAAAATGATTTTGAGATTGGTAGAAGACAAAGAGCCTATACAGAGTTTTTTCAACCCCTTGATACTAAGCAAAGATACTATGTTAAACCAGCACTTTTATATGAAAATATTGTTGAATTAGTCCCTGCAAATAAAACTGCTTCCATTGAACTTGAAAGTAAAAGATATGGAGCTTCTTTTAGTGCTGGTGCTCATGTTACAACTAACTATGAGTTTGAGATAGGAATTGCTGCATATAAAGACTTTGTAGAAGTATCACTTGTTGATGGTGCAAGTGAAGACTACAATGCTCGACCTATTTATGCTTCAGTTTTAGTTGATAACTTAGACAATTTAAACTTTCCAAATACAGGAGTGAAATCAACTATAAAATGGACAAAAGAGATGAAAGAGTTTGGTAGTGATTATGATCATGAAAAAATTTATTTTGATATAGAAAAACCTCTTAGCTTCTACAACAATAATTTTACAGCATACTTAAAAGTAGGTACAGTTTATAAAAATAATAATGTTAGTGATAAATTGATGTTAAACGATAAGTTTGTTCTTGGTGGTTTGTTTAATATGTCAGGGTATAGACCATATTCTCTTGTTGGAAATCATATGGCCTTAGGAGTTTTAAAGTACAGATACCGCATAAAAGATGGTGGATTTTTTGGTTCTTTAAATGCACCACTTTATGCTGGTTTTAGTTTAGAAGTAGGGGATGCTTGGAATGATGGAGATAAAGAAACACTAAGTAGTTTCAAAAAATCAGGGACTGTATATGCGGCAGCAAATACTTTTTTAGGACCAGTATATTTTGCCTTTGGTTTTGCTCAAGATGGAGAACAATCATTTTATTTATATTTAGGAGAAAAATTTTGA